From the Brevibacillus choshinensis genome, one window contains:
- the rpsT gene encoding 30S ribosomal protein S20: MPNIKSAIKRTKTIEKRRAHRASQKSDLRTSLKSFEKAVAASDVALAKSTLLVAVKKLDKAASKGLIHKNAANRQKSRLMKKLNVLSAPVA, encoded by the coding sequence ATGCCAAACATTAAATCCGCGATTAAGCGCACCAAAACCATTGAAAAGCGTCGCGCACACCGTGCTTCTCAAAAGTCTGATCTGCGCACTTCCCTGAAAAGCTTTGAGAAAGCTGTGGCCGCTTCCGATGTAGCATTGGCGAAATCCACTCTTCTGGTGGCTGTGAAAAAGCTGGACAAGGCCGCTTCGAAAGGTCTCATTCATAAAAACGCAGCAAACCGTCAAAAGTCTCGTTTGATGAAAAAGCTTAACGTTCTGAGCGCTCCTGTAGCGTAA
- the gpr gene encoding GPR endopeptidase, with protein MEHNIDLSGYSIRTDLAVEAHELAQQQNESNIPGVWLQADTEEPNITVTRLHVQNEEAGKAIGKLPGHYLTIEVPKLRDNDTSIEEQVARRFALEFASFLMKLGITEDKKALVVGLGNWNVTPDALGPMVVENLLVTRHLYQLAPETVGDGYREVSALSPGVLGITGIETSEIVFGVVEKSKPDFVICIDALASRALHRVNTTIQISDTGIHPGSGVGNKRKAIDQNTLGIPVIAIGVPTVVFASTIVNDAITYLLGHFGQSMAESKRAFNKLSMSTLPERKEPYTEDDLPDLESRKTFMGLVGSLPEDEKRQLVHEVLRPLGQDLVVTPKEVDDFIEGISNVIATGLNRALHRAVDEENSGSYTH; from the coding sequence ATGGAACATAATATTGATCTGTCAGGCTATTCCATTCGCACGGATCTCGCGGTGGAAGCTCATGAGTTAGCACAGCAGCAAAATGAAAGTAACATACCGGGGGTATGGCTTCAGGCCGATACTGAAGAACCAAATATAACGGTCACTCGCTTGCATGTCCAGAATGAAGAGGCAGGCAAAGCAATCGGAAAGCTGCCTGGCCATTATCTTACCATTGAAGTGCCAAAGCTGCGTGATAACGATACTTCTATTGAAGAGCAGGTGGCGAGACGATTCGCGCTGGAGTTTGCCAGCTTCCTCATGAAACTGGGGATTACCGAGGATAAAAAGGCACTCGTTGTAGGTCTGGGCAACTGGAATGTGACTCCTGATGCGCTAGGGCCCATGGTGGTGGAAAATTTACTGGTTACCCGTCACTTGTACCAGCTGGCACCTGAAACAGTAGGAGACGGCTATCGGGAAGTGAGTGCACTGTCGCCAGGGGTACTCGGGATTACCGGAATAGAAACGAGTGAGATTGTGTTTGGCGTCGTGGAAAAAAGCAAGCCGGATTTTGTCATCTGCATCGATGCACTCGCCTCTCGTGCCTTGCATCGGGTGAATACAACGATCCAAATTTCCGATACGGGGATACATCCTGGCTCTGGCGTCGGCAATAAACGCAAAGCCATTGATCAAAATACGTTAGGGATTCCTGTCATCGCGATCGGAGTACCGACAGTCGTATTCGCTTCGACGATTGTCAACGATGCAATCACCTACCTACTCGGTCACTTCGGACAATCCATGGCAGAGAGCAAAAGGGCTTTTAACAAGCTCTCCATGAGTACCCTGCCGGAACGCAAGGAACCGTACACCGAAGATGATCTGCCTGATCTCGAATCACGCAAGACGTTTATGGGACTGGTAGGATCGTTACCGGAAGACGAAAAGCGCCAATTGGTTCACGAGGTTCTCCGACCGTTGGGGCAGGATCTTGTCGTCACTCCCAAGGAAGTAGATGACTTTATTGAAGGAATCTCCAATGTCATTGCCACAGGGCTGAATCGGGCATTGCACCGAGCTGTCGATGAGGAAAATAGCGGCTCATACACGCACTAG
- the spoIIP gene encoding stage II sporulation protein P has product MASLIQRQFVVLSFITAFLFVITGVLSLGGNRLIIASSAVQQAATHVSSLAILGWMGQEIPVLNETVQTTSDRRTNSVTGFLFQLATSIQPGDLRSLLGRELPGMVTTEDARFVVAGKGATLADFYVEYPPHPKQVIDASDAIPLPQPTDTGQDKPIDEPTKPVANPSTGGKKIVYVYNTHNRESWYSETKPVGTSVDHPTRNISMVGKRLAEALNDRGIGSDVSKDDIYQELLNQKKDYALSYAQSLQVVKAAVESNRELHYFFDLHRDTAPRDRTTVTIKGKTYARVMFVIGKRNKSFEKNEAFATELHQLMEEMYPDLSRGVMEKGAKTDHGEYNQSISPGSLLMEIGGTENTLQESLNTADAMADVFAAYYLKAEKVGKPVADEPAKR; this is encoded by the coding sequence ATGGCTTCCTTAATCCAGCGCCAATTTGTTGTCCTGTCGTTTATAACAGCCTTTTTATTTGTCATAACCGGGGTGCTCTCTTTGGGCGGCAACAGACTCATTATCGCATCCTCTGCGGTTCAGCAAGCAGCTACACACGTTTCCAGTCTTGCCATCTTGGGGTGGATGGGACAGGAAATCCCGGTGCTCAATGAAACGGTACAGACGACCTCTGACCGTCGGACGAATAGTGTGACAGGTTTTCTGTTCCAGCTTGCAACTAGCATCCAGCCGGGTGATTTGCGGAGCTTGTTGGGTCGAGAGCTTCCGGGTATGGTAACGACGGAGGACGCTCGTTTCGTCGTAGCGGGAAAAGGAGCGACGCTGGCCGATTTTTACGTAGAGTATCCACCACATCCCAAGCAGGTTATCGACGCATCTGACGCGATTCCGCTTCCACAGCCTACGGATACGGGTCAAGACAAGCCGATAGACGAACCGACAAAGCCAGTAGCCAATCCGAGTACGGGTGGAAAGAAAATCGTCTACGTGTACAACACACACAATCGAGAGTCATGGTACAGCGAGACAAAGCCGGTTGGCACATCAGTGGATCACCCGACGAGAAATATCTCCATGGTGGGCAAGCGTTTGGCGGAAGCGTTAAACGACCGGGGCATCGGCTCTGACGTGAGCAAGGATGACATTTACCAGGAGCTTCTCAATCAGAAAAAGGACTACGCGCTGTCCTATGCACAGTCTTTGCAGGTAGTCAAAGCAGCGGTGGAAAGCAATCGTGAGCTTCACTACTTCTTTGATCTGCATCGCGATACTGCCCCGCGGGATCGTACGACCGTCACCATCAAAGGAAAAACGTATGCACGCGTCATGTTCGTCATCGGCAAACGAAATAAGAGCTTTGAGAAAAATGAAGCGTTTGCGACTGAATTACACCAGCTCATGGAAGAGATGTATCCAGACCTATCGCGCGGTGTGATGGAAAAAGGTGCAAAAACTGACCATGGGGAGTATAACCAGTCCATTTCACCGGGAAGCCTGTTAATGGAAATAGGTGGCACGGAAAACACGCTACAGGAAAGTCTGAATACGGCAGATGCAATGGCAGATGTATTTGCGGCCTACTACCTGAAGGCGGAAAAAGTGGGCAAACCGGTAGCGGATGAACCGGCAAAGAGGTGA